The following proteins are encoded in a genomic region of Rhinoraja longicauda isolate Sanriku21f chromosome 14, sRhiLon1.1, whole genome shotgun sequence:
- the drd1a gene encoding D(1) dopamine receptor: MRLNTTTMDEGVKDAEKDSSFRVFTGCFLSLLILSTLLGNTLVCVAVIRYRHLRSKVTNFFVISLAVSDLLVAVLVMPWKAVSEIAGFWPFGSFCNIWVAFDIMCSTASILNLCIISVDRYWAISSPFRYERKMTPNVAFVMISVAWTLSVLISFIPVQLNWHKAKPTTVWDYNSSHHPGDNCDSSLNRTYAISSSLISFYIPVAIMIVTYTRIYRIAQKQIRRISALERAALHAKNCQSNRSSGSNADMQQPESSFKMSFKRETKVLKTLSVIMGVFVCCWLPFFILNCIVPFCETQAHPNSTAAPLPCVSGSTFDVFVWFGWANSSLNPIIYAFNADFRKAFSNLLGCDTFCNSDTVETVTIHNGVSAYNPGGSLEKVENCVYLIPHSVPCPQENPADPNRCIKLSPVSQHGAVSLLSINGDCETDVSLEKIIPITQNGQHT, from the coding sequence ATGAGGCTGAACACGACCACCATGGACGAGGGCGTGAAAGACGCCGAGAAGGACTCCTCGTTCCGTGTGTTCACGGGCTGTTTCCTCTCCTTGCTGATACTCTCCACGCTGCTGGGGAACACTCTGGTCTGCGTGGCCGTCATCAGGTATCGCCACCTCCGATCGAAAGTCACCAATTTCTTCGTGATCTCATTGGCCGTGTCCGACCTGTTGGTTGCCGTTTTGGTgatgccatggaaggcagtgagCGAGATCGCGGGGTTTTGGCCCTTTGGTTCATTCTGCAACATCTGGGTGGCCTTTGATATAATGTGCTCCACGGCATCTATTCTCAACCTGTGCATCATTAGCGTGGACAGATACTGGGCTATCTCAAGCCCTTTCCGCTACGAGCGCAAAATGACACCTAACGTGGCTTTTGTGATGATCAGTGTGGCTTGGACCCTCTcggtcctcatctcctttataccAGTACAATTGAATTGGCACAAGGCTAAACCCACCACCGTATGGGACTACAACAGTTCCCACCATCCAGGGGACAACTGTGACTCCAGCCTGAACAGGACCTATGCCATCTCTTCGTCCCTGATCAGTTTTTACATCCCAGTGGCCATCATGATCGTCACCTACACCAGGATCTACCGGATCGCCCAGAAACAGATCCGGCGCATCTCTGCGCTGGAGAGGGCAGCCTTGCACGCCAAGAACTGCCAGAGCAACAGGAGTAGCGGCAGCAACGCGGACATGCAGCAGCCAGAGAGCTCCTTCAAGATGTCCTTCAAGCGAGAGACCAAAGTTCTCAAGACCCTGTCGGTCATCATGGGGGTGTTCGTGTGCTGCTGGCTGCCATTCTTTATCCTCAATTGCATCGTGCCCTTTTGTGAGACACAAGCCCATCCCAACAGCACGGCAGCGCCCTTGCCCTGCGTCAGTGGCAGCACTTTCGATGTGTTTGTCTGGTTCGGCTGGGCCAactcctccctcaaccccatcaTCTACGCCTTCAACGCGGACTTCCGCAAGGCTTTCTCCAACCTGTTGGGCTGCGACACCTTCTGTAACAGCGACACGGTGGAGACGGTCACCATCCACAATGGTGTCTCCGCCTACAACCCCGGAGGCTCCCTGGAGAAAGTGGAGAACTGCGTCTACCTGATTCCCCATTCGGTGCCGTGCCCTCAGGAGAACCCAGCGGATCCCAACCGCTGCATCAAGCTTTCCCCAGTCTCCCAACACGGGGCCGTCAGCCTCCTGTCCATCAATGGGGACTGTGAGACTGACGTGTCGCTGGAAAAAATCATCCCCATCACCCAAAACGGCCAACACACCTGA